The Candidatus Dadabacteria bacterium DNA window GCGGGGAGACCACCTTTGTTGTAAAGGCAGAATCGATAGTCGAGTGCTGTTTGTTTCTGAAAAACACCCTCGGTTTTACTTACCTTGTGGACGTTACGGTTGTCGACTACCTGACCGTTAAATTTCCAAGGTACGAGATTGTCTACCTCCTTCACCGCTTCGGTGAGAACTACGAAGAGAACTTGAAAATAAGGCTCAAGGCCGCTCTTGAGCAGGATAACCCCGCGATTGATTCCGTAACGTCGGTGTGGTCCGGGGCGAACTGGCTTGAGAGAGAAGCCTACGATATGTTCGGGATAACTTTCAGGGGGCATCCCGACCCGAGAAGAATACTGATGCCCGAGGATTACGACCAGTTTCCTCTGAGAAAGGACTTCGACGTGAGAGACAGGGAATCTTCAAAGAGATGCTTTGAGCGGGCTCTTGATGAAGGACTTGAGTGATGGAAAGAGTAGAGATTGTTACAGAAGAGCTTAGCACTGAGGCCGACGGTACGAGAAAGCAGACCATGATGCTTAACATGGGGCCGCAGCATCCGTCAACCCACGGGGTTTTGCGTGTGGTTCTTTATCTTGACGGTGAGATAGTCCAAGAAGCCGTTCCTCACATCGGCTATTTGCACAGGGGAATAGAGAAGCTCTGCGAGGACATCACCTATCAAAAATGTCTTCCGTACACCGACAGGATGGATTACCTGGCCTCGATATGCAACAACATAGGCTTCATACTGGCCGTTGAGAAGCTGCTCGGGATCGAGGATGAAATTCCCCCGAGGGCCAAGGTAGCCGA harbors:
- a CDS encoding NADH-quinone oxidoreductase subunit C, which translates into the protein MTSTPDPVDQIREKISGYVLSESTFRGETTFVVKAESIVECCLFLKNTLGFTYLVDVTVVDYLTVKFPRYEIVYLLHRFGENYEENLKIRLKAALEQDNPAIDSVTSVWSGANWLEREAYDMFGITFRGHPDPRRILMPEDYDQFPLRKDFDVRDRESSKRCFERALDEGLE